A genomic stretch from Methanomassiliicoccales archaeon includes:
- a CDS encoding MBL fold metallo-hydrolase, whose product MTASFASFSAGGHPDRIERFGLFASSDHFTAYFVLTDRGGKDVATAGTVDFEIRDEFMITLYKASFEVTANEFSTYDLPDHTLIHGYVWQIPFAVIQKSDSRNESLMAYIRFSNNEIVLEKGCDNVPFPDVLKAPNKPPVLKLNAPKISWCDIVTKFNASSSYDPNLNAMFFRWNFGDGQNVTGSSVVSHFYRFPGDYQVKLTVEDSEGGVSDVTHSIKIENPEVISITKKRFENQNGTPSMQTLWINISLSNRAPQPISINISEFFVKTDDDELYQCEETEYELDRVLDPLKRISISLHFDIPNNRMPSVLIYKDRVFVPIDETIQENLTVSFVDVGQGDAVLIKTPDSKTVLIDAGPNERAAELINYLYSNKVTSIDAFILTHPDEDHIGGADEVLRNFDVLSIYHPGYVRETTTYSEFVSAMLEEGCPIITDENMDPGDRIPISGLVDFLVLHVDKDAPNSNSASIVIKMSYFEIDFLLTGDIGYDVEKELLVNFLAELDIEVLKVAHHGSKYSTSDEFLEATTPEIGIIMVGADNPYDHPSTETLARLSAHHVTVLRTDIEGTIAVTTDGIGLAFSFEKTSSIKQDFDDPSYVEFGSVKIFDTIDESISSHFAGDDLECARQENRLAEGLKGTSQKKCMMIAISRQWLGQIFLASA is encoded by the coding sequence ATGACCGCGAGCTTCGCTAGTTTTTCAGCTGGAGGCCATCCAGATCGCATCGAAAGATTCGGGCTTTTTGCATCATCTGATCACTTTACTGCCTATTTCGTCCTAACTGACAGAGGCGGCAAGGACGTCGCAACGGCTGGAACTGTTGATTTCGAAATACGTGACGAGTTTATGATCACTCTTTACAAGGCCTCGTTCGAGGTTACGGCCAACGAATTTTCTACATATGACTTGCCAGATCATACACTCATCCATGGATATGTATGGCAAATCCCCTTCGCCGTGATTCAGAAAAGCGATAGCCGTAACGAATCTCTCATGGCATACATCCGTTTTTCAAATAATGAAATCGTCCTCGAAAAAGGTTGCGACAACGTTCCATTCCCAGATGTTCTTAAAGCACCCAACAAACCTCCTGTACTGAAACTCAATGCGCCAAAGATTTCATGGTGCGATATCGTAACTAAATTCAACGCTTCTTCTTCCTACGATCCTAACCTTAATGCGATGTTTTTCCGATGGAATTTTGGAGATGGGCAGAATGTAACTGGATCTAGCGTCGTCTCACATTTCTATCGATTCCCTGGGGATTATCAAGTCAAATTGACCGTTGAGGATTCCGAAGGTGGTGTAAGCGACGTGACTCATTCAATTAAGATTGAAAATCCAGAGGTTATTTCCATCACCAAAAAGAGATTCGAAAATCAGAACGGGACACCATCAATGCAAACGCTCTGGATCAATATTTCCCTGAGCAACAGAGCGCCGCAACCAATATCAATTAACATCAGCGAGTTTTTCGTAAAAACCGATGATGATGAATTATACCAATGCGAAGAAACTGAGTATGAGTTAGACAGAGTCTTGGATCCTCTGAAGAGAATTTCAATCTCTCTGCACTTCGATATTCCCAATAACAGGATGCCGTCCGTTCTCATTTACAAAGATAGAGTATTTGTTCCAATCGATGAGACAATTCAAGAGAATCTGACCGTTTCGTTCGTTGATGTCGGACAAGGCGATGCGGTGCTTATTAAAACACCTGATTCAAAAACCGTTCTTATCGATGCAGGACCTAACGAGAGAGCCGCGGAACTCATCAATTATCTATATTCCAATAAAGTAACATCGATCGATGCTTTCATTCTTACCCATCCCGATGAGGATCATATCGGAGGGGCGGACGAGGTTCTCAGGAACTTCGATGTCCTGAGCATCTATCATCCAGGATATGTCAGAGAGACAACAACATACAGCGAATTCGTCTCTGCGATGCTCGAAGAAGGGTGCCCGATCATCACAGACGAGAATATGGATCCGGGAGATCGAATCCCAATCAGCGGTCTCGTCGATTTTCTTGTTCTTCACGTCGACAAAGATGCACCTAACTCCAACAGCGCAAGCATCGTCATAAAGATGTCATATTTCGAAATAGATTTCCTACTAACAGGGGATATCGGATATGATGTCGAGAAAGAGCTTCTGGTCAACTTTCTGGCTGAACTGGATATCGAAGTCCTGAAAGTTGCCCATCACGGAAGCAAGTATTCAACTTCAGATGAATTCCTTGAGGCGACGACACCAGAAATCGGAATTATCATGGTCGGAGCTGATAATCCCTATGATCATCCATCGACTGAAACACTCGCAAGGCTCTCAGCTCACCATGTCACGGTTTTACGGACGGATATAGAGGGAACAATCGCTGTTACAACCGATGGCATAGGCTTGGCGTTTTCCTTCGAAAAGACAAGTAGTATCAAACAGGATTTTGATGATCCATCTTACGTTGAGTTCGGATCAGTAAAGATCTTCGACACGATAGACGAATCGATTTCGTCGCATTTCGCAGGAGATGATCTCGAATGCGCGAGACAAGAAAATCGACTCGCAGAAGGTCTAAAAGGTACCTCCCAAAAAAAATGTATGATGATCGCTATCTCGCGCCAGTGGCTAGGTCAGATATTTCTTGCATCAGCTTGA
- a CDS encoding competence/damage-inducible protein A: MKVNLLGKTELWIRDVKLDDVNLGEVAAAVASVLGLSREEVLVTDASDNHLTLDILRKEIEAERIFGKKAELLRALSNVPGINVSEKTSIHSEGILGFIDLDEEIAKQAFQKSSEMVEEIMSRIRKRCIVFPTGEEVKKGTIRDTNSPYIKSRLEAEGFCVDIGNALNDDVDEIATALNSAIDSGYGVVITTGGVGAESKDCTVEALRRVDPHAATPYVTKYKKGTGRHAKDGVRIGTGRVGESLLVTLPGPHEEVKILIEILISCIKRGESKDRIAAEIARALRERYMQNIDVASHRKHQAD; this comes from the coding sequence ATGAAAGTTAATCTTCTGGGAAAGACGGAACTATGGATAAGAGATGTGAAGCTCGATGATGTGAACTTGGGTGAGGTTGCCGCAGCCGTTGCGAGCGTCTTGGGATTGAGCAGAGAGGAAGTTCTTGTGACCGACGCTTCAGATAATCATCTAACCTTGGATATTTTAAGGAAGGAGATTGAGGCAGAGCGCATTTTCGGAAAGAAGGCGGAATTGCTCCGTGCTCTTTCGAATGTGCCCGGAATAAATGTATCGGAAAAAACAAGCATTCATTCAGAGGGAATTCTTGGGTTCATCGATCTCGATGAGGAAATTGCAAAACAAGCCTTTCAAAAATCGAGCGAAATGGTTGAAGAGATCATGAGCAGGATTAGAAAAAGGTGCATCGTTTTTCCGACAGGGGAAGAAGTCAAGAAAGGGACAATCAGGGACACGAACTCCCCTTACATCAAATCTCGTCTTGAGGCAGAGGGATTCTGCGTCGATATCGGCAATGCGCTAAATGACGATGTCGATGAGATCGCTACCGCGCTCAACAGCGCGATCGACTCGGGTTACGGGGTCGTGATTACAACTGGTGGTGTTGGCGCAGAGTCGAAAGATTGCACAGTCGAAGCGTTGAGAAGGGTTGATCCTCATGCTGCCACTCCTTATGTCACAAAATACAAGAAAGGGACTGGTAGACATGCGAAAGACGGCGTGAGGATCGGTACAGGACGAGTTGGAGAAAGCCTCCTTGTAACCCTTCCTGGTCCTCACGAAGAAGTGAAAATCTTGATCGAAATCCTCATATCTTGTATTAAGAGAGGAGAAAGCAAGGATAGAATTGCTGCTGAGATCGCCAGAGCGCTCAGGGAAAGATATATGCAAAACATCGATGTTGCTAGCCATCGGAAGCATCAAGCAGATTAG
- a CDS encoding 3-isopropylmalate dehydratase large subunit, with amino-acid sequence MPMTFAQKILSRACGRPVDPGDIVNARVDLVMSHENTALVIKAFREMGAAKVWDPERIVILFDHRVPANTLKTAESHKIVREFVRKEGIRHFYDVNEGVCHQVLPEKGHVLPGLLIVGTDSHTTTYGAFGAFATGIGATEMAAVWATGELWFRVPETLRIRISGQMPDRVSAKDVMLNIIGTLGAEGANYMAVEFVGDCVDRMSVASRMVLSNMSMEMGAKIGVVFPDKKTEKWLSGRSHRSFEIVRSDDSANVQMEEFDVSNLSPQIAKPHSVDNVVPVEEVAGTPIDQALLGSCTNGRLEDLIAAAKILNGRKVSESVRFIVVPASREVYLSAAKRGVLTSLVKSGAIVLNPGCGPCLGAHQGVLAAGERCISTTNRNFRGRMGSPDAEIYLASPETVAASALKGEITDPRTV; translated from the coding sequence ATCCCCATGACCTTTGCGCAAAAGATTCTTTCCCGTGCGTGTGGTCGGCCAGTTGACCCAGGCGATATCGTGAACGCGAGAGTTGATCTCGTAATGTCACATGAGAACACCGCTCTCGTGATCAAAGCTTTCAGGGAAATGGGTGCTGCAAAGGTCTGGGATCCTGAAAGGATCGTCATTCTCTTTGACCATCGCGTGCCAGCAAATACTCTGAAAACAGCAGAAAGCCACAAGATCGTTAGAGAATTTGTTAGAAAGGAGGGGATTCGACATTTCTACGATGTGAATGAAGGAGTTTGTCACCAGGTTCTTCCGGAAAAAGGTCACGTATTGCCAGGATTGCTCATCGTGGGTACGGATTCTCATACGACAACTTATGGTGCCTTTGGCGCCTTTGCAACAGGCATCGGAGCAACCGAAATGGCCGCAGTTTGGGCAACGGGGGAACTATGGTTCAGGGTACCTGAAACCCTAAGGATCCGCATCAGTGGGCAAATGCCCGATCGTGTTTCAGCCAAGGACGTGATGTTGAATATCATCGGTACGCTTGGTGCGGAAGGCGCAAATTACATGGCTGTCGAATTCGTTGGCGATTGCGTTGATCGAATGTCTGTTGCTTCGAGAATGGTTTTGTCGAACATGAGTATGGAAATGGGCGCAAAGATTGGTGTCGTCTTCCCAGATAAGAAAACAGAAAAATGGTTATCAGGTCGATCTCACCGGTCATTTGAAATTGTTCGTTCGGATGACTCAGCAAATGTACAAATGGAAGAATTCGATGTTTCTAACCTCTCTCCCCAGATCGCAAAGCCTCACTCCGTTGATAACGTCGTTCCAGTTGAGGAAGTTGCTGGGACGCCCATTGACCAAGCTCTTCTCGGGTCGTGTACGAACGGTCGATTGGAAGATCTCATCGCAGCGGCGAAAATCTTGAACGGAAGAAAAGTGAGCGAATCTGTGAGATTTATCGTTGTACCTGCATCGAGGGAAGTTTACCTTTCAGCGGCGAAAAGGGGGGTTCTCACATCGCTCGTTAAGTCGGGCGCGATTGTTTTGAATCCGGGCTGTGGTCCTTGCCTCGGCGCACACCAGGGCGTTCTCGCGGCAGGAGAACGCTGCATCTCGACAACAAATCGCAATTTCAGGGGAAGAATGGGAAGTCCAGACGCGGAAATTTATCTCGCCAGCCCAGAGACAGTTGCGGCGAGCGCGCTCAAAGGTGAGATCACGGATCCTAGGACGGTGTGA
- a CDS encoding MEMO1 family protein produces the protein MRYPAVAGKFYAGKERELREEIRKCFLSPLGPGSIPELSRNGERKIIGAVVPHAGYVYSGPIAAHVYAAIARDGFPKTFVIIGPNHHAIGSAVAVTGEDFETPLGVCKLDRDLLKKLEREMSVDPIAHQYEHSIEVQLPFIQFFSNEVKILPICMALQDYETAMETAEQLQKAIEGLDVIIIASSDFSHYVPAHEAKAKDMEVINQILALNPRGVYDVVIRRDVSMCGYGPVMVMLEAARGKEARLLKYGTSGDVYPMREVVGYGAIVVTK, from the coding sequence ATGAGATATCCTGCCGTCGCTGGGAAATTTTACGCAGGAAAGGAAAGAGAATTGAGAGAGGAAATCAGAAAATGTTTTCTTTCGCCCCTCGGTCCGGGCTCAATTCCAGAGCTTTCACGCAACGGTGAAAGAAAGATCATTGGGGCTGTTGTGCCACATGCAGGTTATGTTTACTCTGGACCTATCGCCGCGCACGTTTACGCGGCGATCGCCCGTGATGGATTTCCAAAAACCTTTGTGATTATTGGTCCCAATCATCACGCAATTGGAAGCGCAGTGGCGGTGACTGGTGAAGATTTCGAGACGCCGCTAGGTGTATGCAAGTTAGATCGGGATCTGCTAAAGAAGCTCGAGCGCGAAATGAGTGTCGATCCGATCGCTCATCAATACGAGCATTCGATTGAAGTGCAACTGCCGTTTATTCAATTCTTCTCTAATGAAGTCAAAATCCTTCCGATCTGCATGGCGCTGCAGGATTATGAGACAGCGATGGAAACTGCGGAGCAGTTGCAGAAGGCGATTGAAGGGCTCGACGTCATCATCATCGCATCGAGCGATTTTTCACACTATGTGCCAGCACATGAAGCAAAAGCGAAGGATATGGAGGTTATCAATCAGATTCTGGCGCTCAATCCAAGGGGCGTTTACGATGTTGTGATTCGAAGGGATGTCTCGATGTGTGGCTATGGTCCTGTGATGGTGATGCTTGAAGCGGCGAGGGGGAAGGAAGCCCGATTGCTCAAATACGGGACATCCGGCGATGTTTATCCGATGAGAGAGGTCGTTGGTTACGGCGCGATCGTCGTAACGAAGTGA
- a CDS encoding CBS domain-containing protein: MVFLVKDFMTRKREIVSSNDSVISAIELMVENDVGSVVVVDDDHVVGVFTERDLLRRYLQSQSKLLYMTVAEVMSSPAITIRPNDKLSDAFRIMAEKNVRHLPVVDDEGKLVGYLTWKDMFRFVSQRIISGELQ; this comes from the coding sequence ATGGTGTTCCTTGTCAAGGATTTCATGACACGCAAAAGGGAAATCGTCTCCAGCAACGACTCAGTCATCAGTGCGATCGAGCTAATGGTTGAGAATGATGTGGGAAGTGTGGTCGTGGTCGATGACGATCATGTTGTCGGTGTTTTTACTGAAAGGGATCTTTTGCGCAGGTACCTTCAGAGCCAGTCCAAGCTTCTATACATGACTGTTGCCGAGGTGATGAGTTCCCCGGCAATAACCATTCGACCGAATGACAAACTCTCTGATGCTTTCAGGATCATGGCGGAGAAAAACGTTAGACATCTGCCAGTCGTCGATGATGAAGGAAAGCTTGTCGGCTATCTAACGTGGAAGGACATGTTTAGGTTCGTGTCGCAGCGGATCATTTCTGGTGAATTGCAGTGA
- the acsA gene encoding acetate--CoA ligase codes for MPPTESGNLKNYEEACKEFTWASLEREFEWSNGAPYNIAHEAIDRHAKGWRKNKIALYWEGADGSAKKYTFREIQTETNRFANALIKLGTKKGDRVFVYLDRIPELYIAAIGTIKMGGIVGPLFSALGPDGVKDRLLDAGARTLVTTPELYRRIQPILDELAELSNIIVVTEDKKLVPTGCISFSEFVSSCSPDFRSVSMNPNDPYVVHYTSGTTGKPKGVLLGHRAMIQQFFTSRIVLDLREEDTYWCTADPGWVTGTSYGIIGPWLLGTSIVSYEGRFDARVWYRILEKYGVTVWYTAPTALRMLMRAGDDLVREFDLSRLRHICSVGEPLNPEVVRWGMRTLGKRIHDTWWQTETGAMLICNYPCQNIKPGSMGRPIPGVQAAVVDEDGQELPPGREGYLAIRPGWPSMMVGIWRNAPKYREYFRIPGWYVAGDMAYRDEDGYFWFLGRADDVIKSSGERIGPFEVESALLEHPAVAEAGVIGKPDEIRGEIVKAFISLRPGFTPSEELKEDIARFVKQKLAAYAYPREIEFVDKLPKTRSGKILRRVLRARELGLDVGDLSTLEE; via the coding sequence ATACCCCCCACCGAAAGTGGTAATCTGAAGAATTACGAGGAGGCTTGCAAGGAATTCACGTGGGCATCGCTGGAAAGGGAATTCGAGTGGTCCAATGGCGCACCATACAATATCGCCCACGAAGCAATCGATCGACACGCAAAAGGATGGAGAAAGAATAAGATCGCCCTCTACTGGGAAGGAGCTGATGGATCGGCAAAGAAGTACACATTCAGAGAGATACAAACGGAGACAAATCGATTCGCAAACGCGCTTATAAAACTAGGCACAAAAAAGGGAGACCGCGTTTTCGTCTACCTCGACAGGATCCCAGAACTTTACATTGCGGCGATCGGAACGATCAAGATGGGCGGTATCGTCGGTCCTCTGTTTTCAGCGCTCGGGCCAGATGGGGTCAAAGATCGATTGCTGGATGCTGGTGCGAGAACCCTTGTCACAACGCCTGAGCTTTACCGGAGGATACAGCCGATTCTGGATGAGCTCGCCGAACTTTCGAATATCATCGTTGTGACAGAGGATAAGAAGCTGGTTCCAACTGGTTGTATCTCCTTCAGCGAATTCGTCTCATCATGCTCACCGGATTTCAGGTCTGTTAGCATGAATCCCAATGACCCCTATGTGGTCCATTACACATCAGGAACAACAGGAAAACCGAAGGGCGTGCTCCTCGGACACAGGGCCATGATCCAGCAATTTTTCACGAGCAGGATCGTTCTCGATCTTCGAGAAGAGGACACTTACTGGTGCACGGCCGACCCCGGCTGGGTCACCGGAACATCCTATGGAATCATCGGTCCCTGGTTACTGGGCACTTCGATCGTTTCGTATGAGGGGCGGTTCGACGCACGTGTCTGGTATCGCATCCTGGAAAAATACGGTGTCACGGTCTGGTATACAGCTCCGACAGCGCTCAGAATGCTGATGAGAGCGGGAGATGACCTCGTCAGAGAATTCGATCTCTCGAGGTTAAGGCATATATGCAGTGTCGGGGAACCGCTCAATCCAGAGGTTGTGCGGTGGGGTATGCGAACACTCGGAAAGAGAATCCATGATACCTGGTGGCAAACAGAAACAGGCGCGATGCTCATCTGCAATTATCCGTGCCAGAACATCAAACCTGGTTCGATGGGGAGACCGATACCGGGTGTCCAGGCAGCAGTGGTTGATGAGGATGGGCAGGAATTGCCACCAGGACGCGAGGGATATCTCGCAATTAGACCTGGATGGCCTTCGATGATGGTCGGTATCTGGCGCAATGCTCCGAAATATCGCGAGTATTTTAGAATACCTGGCTGGTATGTTGCCGGCGATATGGCCTACAGGGATGAAGACGGCTATTTTTGGTTCCTTGGAAGAGCGGACGACGTGATCAAAAGCTCTGGCGAGAGAATTGGGCCCTTTGAGGTTGAAAGTGCATTGCTGGAACATCCGGCTGTTGCGGAAGCTGGTGTCATCGGAAAACCCGACGAAATTAGAGGGGAGATCGTCAAAGCATTCATTTCGCTCAGACCTGGTTTCACACCTTCCGAGGAATTGAAAGAAGACATTGCCCGTTTCGTCAAACAGAAGCTCGCCGCTTATGCTTATCCACGTGAAATCGAGTTTGTTGATAAATTGCCAAAAACGCGTAGCGGCAAGATACTAAGACGCGTTCTCAGAGCCCGCGAGCTCGGACTCGACGTTGGCGATCTCTCAACACTCGAAGAATGA
- a CDS encoding PAS domain-containing protein: MITVAEFKSSANARKTIGLLRRQDLGGYSERDLPMVGSIPTVLDSIQWGAHICQFYRERDEFVDLITPFISSGLDKKHYCLWILQNRSSADEMVDVLYREVPGFDDFLRHEQVEVISQEVIDEHVDKPALSSLTTLRQYLKGKMDSCMVRNLEGMRLAITTESVEEGKIEHVMEREQLIHELLNSKKVIALCSYPSTEIEPLEITRIALDHQIIISKKDHDWTSLVIPFNQDKGSLLGELHQTFETLLSNLPGMVYRCRNDASWTMEFVSDACTILTGYAPSDLVGNAKISYAEIIHPEDRSFVWNEVQKALRERRSFTIEYRIITRHGEEKWVWEQGQGLYDDSGNVIAIEGFIIDVTSKKRAEESIMQLNDILKVINRTMRHDLLNELTVIGGSLELFVEMKNEKFLKNALTAVKKSTELIKRMKELEQFAFSGIGLKPIRIREVLEKVIGSYPIKFNIDGDCSVMADEALMSVFDNIIRNAVVHGKTDRIDIVIKSDTNTCEIKIIDFGVGIPESIRNRILEEGVSYGNGRGSGLGLYLAKKTIDRYHGCIHVEENKPQGAIFVINLKRA; this comes from the coding sequence GTGATTACGGTAGCTGAATTTAAATCTTCAGCAAACGCAAGAAAAACGATCGGTCTGCTGAGGCGTCAGGATTTGGGCGGATATTCGGAGCGGGATTTGCCTATGGTCGGATCGATACCAACCGTCCTTGATTCAATTCAGTGGGGCGCACACATCTGCCAGTTTTACAGAGAACGCGATGAATTTGTCGATCTTATTACGCCATTCATTTCTTCTGGCCTTGATAAGAAACACTATTGCCTGTGGATCCTCCAAAACCGTTCATCAGCAGACGAAATGGTCGATGTTTTGTACCGTGAGGTTCCAGGATTTGATGATTTTCTTAGGCATGAGCAGGTCGAGGTTATATCGCAGGAAGTGATCGACGAGCATGTTGACAAACCAGCTTTATCATCGCTGACAACTCTTCGACAGTACCTCAAGGGAAAAATGGATTCCTGCATGGTTAGAAATCTGGAGGGAATGAGGCTGGCCATAACAACTGAAAGCGTGGAAGAGGGAAAGATCGAACACGTCATGGAACGCGAACAGCTCATTCACGAATTGTTGAATAGTAAAAAAGTGATTGCCCTCTGTTCTTATCCTTCGACCGAAATTGAACCGCTAGAAATCACAAGGATCGCGCTAGATCACCAGATCATCATTTCCAAAAAAGATCACGACTGGACATCTCTGGTGATACCGTTTAACCAGGATAAGGGGAGCTTGTTGGGAGAGCTTCATCAAACGTTCGAAACTCTACTAAGCAATCTTCCTGGGATGGTTTACAGATGCCGCAATGATGCAAGCTGGACAATGGAATTCGTTAGCGACGCATGCACTATCCTTACAGGCTACGCTCCATCCGATCTCGTCGGGAATGCGAAGATCTCTTATGCGGAGATTATACACCCTGAGGACAGATCTTTCGTCTGGAATGAGGTGCAGAAAGCGTTGCGGGAGCGCAGATCATTTACGATTGAATACAGAATCATAACTCGTCACGGAGAAGAGAAATGGGTGTGGGAGCAGGGACAGGGTCTCTATGATGATTCTGGGAATGTGATCGCGATTGAGGGTTTCATCATAGATGTCACCAGCAAGAAACGTGCAGAAGAATCAATCATGCAACTGAACGATATCCTTAAAGTGATTAACAGAACGATGAGGCACGATCTGTTAAATGAATTAACTGTCATCGGCGGATCTCTTGAACTTTTTGTGGAAATGAAGAACGAGAAATTCCTGAAGAATGCGCTCACCGCTGTGAAAAAGAGTACAGAACTGATAAAAAGAATGAAAGAACTCGAGCAATTCGCTTTTTCTGGCATTGGATTAAAACCGATTAGGATCAGAGAAGTCTTGGAGAAGGTCATTGGCAGTTATCCCATCAAGTTCAACATCGATGGCGATTGCAGCGTGATGGCGGACGAAGCTCTCATGTCGGTCTTTGATAATATCATCAGGAACGCGGTCGTCCATGGGAAAACTGATAGAATTGACATCGTGATTAAATCGGATACGAACACATGCGAAATCAAGATAATTGACTTTGGCGTTGGAATTCCAGAGTCGATCAGGAATCGGATTTTGGAGGAAGGCGTGAGCTACGGAAACGGTCGGGGCTCTGGTCTAGGGTTGTATCTCGCGAAGAAAACAATTGATCGGTATCATGGATGCATCCATGTGGAGGAAAATAAACCGCAGGGCGCAATCTTCGTCATCAATTTGAAAAGAGCGTAA
- a CDS encoding 30S ribosomal protein S2: MTDETNTGLLVSEDIYLTSGVHIGTQQKSADMKQFIFKVRSDGLYVLDVKQTDQRIRVAAKFLSRFPADKIVVVSARQYGQKPAKVFAKAVGAQVIPGRFVPGSLTNPALPQYIEPEVLLATDPAADQQAVAEALNIGIPIVALCDANNETRNVDLVIPTNNKGRRALACVYWLLTRETLKEKKIIEKDSDFKLTIDDFEANL; encoded by the coding sequence ATGACGGATGAAACGAATACTGGACTTCTCGTGTCCGAGGACATCTATCTCACTTCAGGTGTTCACATCGGAACGCAACAGAAAAGCGCAGATATGAAACAATTCATTTTTAAAGTAAGATCAGACGGTCTGTATGTACTCGATGTGAAGCAAACCGATCAGCGGATCAGGGTGGCAGCGAAATTCCTTTCAAGATTTCCTGCCGACAAAATCGTTGTGGTCTCTGCGCGGCAGTACGGGCAAAAGCCAGCAAAAGTCTTTGCTAAAGCGGTTGGCGCACAGGTCATCCCTGGTCGTTTCGTACCTGGCAGTTTAACGAATCCTGCGCTTCCCCAATACATTGAACCGGAAGTTCTTCTCGCCACAGATCCTGCTGCAGATCAGCAAGCTGTTGCCGAAGCTCTCAACATCGGGATCCCGATCGTTGCTCTTTGCGACGCCAACAATGAAACAAGAAATGTCGATCTTGTCATTCCGACAAACAACAAGGGACGAAGGGCGCTCGCGTGCGTTTACTGGCTTTTGACCAGAGAAACGTTGAAGGAAAAGAAAATTATCGAGAAAGACTCAGATTTCAAGTTGACAATCGATGATTTCGAAGCAAACCTCTGA
- a CDS encoding DNA-directed RNA polymerase subunit K, whose amino-acid sequence MKYTRFEKARIIGARALQISLGAPVLIDIPENVIDPIQIAMLEFEKGVIPLTVKRDI is encoded by the coding sequence ATGAAATATACAAGATTTGAGAAGGCGCGCATTATTGGAGCGAGGGCTTTGCAGATATCCCTCGGTGCGCCTGTTCTCATCGATATTCCTGAGAATGTCATTGATCCGATTCAAATTGCTATGCTGGAATTTGAGAAAGGGGTTATCCCTCTCACGGTCAAAAGAGATATATGA
- a CDS encoding DUF3795 domain-containing protein — translation MTKKSSNKSANEYLMVSDSELECVAYCGLYCDLCAQRAEVPVRSKALIESLHDEGFDDFYRYDPEMKESFPPFWNFLRKLASFECSCRNNSGGPPDCPIRECAREKNIVACPFCESYPCHHIEKLARRYPFLIPDGKRMKEIGLEEWIGEQKVRSSRGFRYSLVRNPH, via the coding sequence ATGACCAAAAAGTCTTCAAACAAGAGCGCAAATGAATATCTCATGGTCAGCGATTCTGAGCTAGAATGCGTCGCGTATTGCGGTCTTTACTGTGATCTCTGCGCTCAGAGAGCTGAAGTGCCAGTAAGATCGAAAGCCCTGATCGAGAGTTTACATGACGAAGGATTCGATGATTTCTATCGTTACGATCCGGAGATGAAAGAATCCTTTCCGCCGTTCTGGAACTTTCTGCGAAAGCTCGCATCGTTTGAATGTTCCTGTAGAAACAATTCTGGAGGACCACCAGATTGTCCAATAAGGGAGTGTGCAAGAGAGAAGAACATCGTTGCTTGCCCTTTCTGCGAAAGCTATCCATGTCATCACATCGAAAAACTTGCAAGGCGGTATCCATTTCTGATTCCAGATGGAAAGAGAATGAAGGAGATAGGGCTCGAGGAATGGATTGGGGAACAAAAGGTGAGATCGAGCCGTGGGTTTCGCTATTCTCTCGTCAGAAATCCTCACTAA
- a CDS encoding 3-isopropylmalate dehydratase small subunit — protein sequence MIKGRVWKYGDHINTDLIISGRYLDEYDMKSLSAHVFEDLDPTFAIGVKPGDIIIAGRNFGCGSSREQAPAVLKEKRVGAIIAASFARIFFRNAINIGLPVIVCPDACRLLEKGNIVTLDIRGGFILRESDGIRIDFNPLPEFLIDILEKGGLVPYLKTKLGRCVA from the coding sequence ATGATCAAAGGGCGTGTATGGAAGTATGGCGATCATATCAACACAGATCTTATCATCTCGGGTCGATATCTTGACGAATACGACATGAAATCCCTTTCTGCCCATGTATTTGAAGATCTCGATCCGACATTCGCAATCGGGGTCAAGCCAGGCGATATTATCATTGCTGGTCGGAATTTTGGGTGCGGATCAAGCAGGGAACAGGCACCGGCGGTTCTCAAAGAAAAGCGGGTAGGGGCTATTATCGCAGCCAGTTTCGCACGAATTTTTTTCAGAAATGCGATCAATATTGGTCTCCCTGTTATCGTTTGTCCGGATGCCTGTCGCCTCTTGGAAAAAGGGAATATTGTGACTCTCGACATTAGGGGCGGATTTATCTTAAGAGAATCTGATGGCATTCGCATCGATTTCAATCCACTCCCAGAATTCCTAATCGATATTCTAGAAAAAGGAGGGCTTGTACCATATTTGAAAACAAAGCTCGGGAGGTGCGTTGCCTGA